A window of Aerococcus urinae contains these coding sequences:
- a CDS encoding type II toxin-antitoxin system Phd/YefM family antitoxin, whose protein sequence is MEITNYSDFRQNMKKYMDVINEDSVEYTVTSQNGNDVVVMAKSDFDSLMETYHLLSSRANRENLYQAMEELDQGDYEVEEI, encoded by the coding sequence ATGGAAATTACTAATTATAGCGATTTTCGGCAAAATATGAAAAAATACATGGACGTGATCAACGAAGATTCTGTGGAGTACACGGTCACTTCTCAAAACGGCAATGATGTGGTGGTGATGGCAAAATCGGATTTTGATAGCTTAATGGAAACCTACCATTTGCTTTCTAGTCGAGCTAACCGGGAAAACCTCTACCAAGCCATGGAAGAACTCGACCAGGGCGATTATGAAGTTGAGGAGATCTAA
- a CDS encoding Txe/YoeB family addiction module toxin: MEVHWSKRAVIERDYWKSHDPKIYDKLYKLLRAIKENPYQGLGKPEPLKYDLSGYWSRRLTQQDRLVYRIKSSAIEVLSCKYHY; this comes from the coding sequence ATGGAAGTTCATTGGAGTAAGCGGGCGGTAATCGAAAGAGATTACTGGAAGTCCCACGACCCGAAGATTTACGACAAGCTCTATAAGCTACTAAGGGCGATTAAAGAAAATCCCTACCAGGGTCTAGGCAAGCCCGAGCCTCTTAAATATGACCTGTCTGGTTACTGGTCCCGCCGATTAACCCAGCAAGATCGCTTAGTCTACCGGATAAAATCATCCGCCATTGAAGTATTATCTTGTAAATATCATTATTAA